A DNA window from Argopecten irradians isolate NY chromosome 10, Ai_NY, whole genome shotgun sequence contains the following coding sequences:
- the LOC138333765 gene encoding pyroglutamyl-peptidase 1-like: MPAEASKKTVLVTGFGPFGSHNVNASWVAVQELEKQWSIKGVDLAIQEIPVEYDAVFKMVPDLWEEVKPCLVIHVGVSGIASKLTLEQQAHNDGYNKKDVKGACPERNCCVNGANNCIASDIDMQKVCDEINESAIDVKSIVSEDPGRYLCDFSYFVSLNIDKSRSAFIHVPPLEQPYSANQLAEGLQAAITAMLKQVS, from the exons ATGCCAGCGGAAGCATCAAAGAAAACTGTTCTTGTTACAG GATTTGGACCTTTTGGTTCTCACAATGTCAATGCCAGCTGGGTAGCAGTTCAGGAACTGGAGAAGCAGTggagcataaagggagtggacCTAGCCATACAGGAAATCCCAGTGGAGTATGACGCTGTGTTTAAAATGGTCCCTGACCTCTGGGAGGAGGTCAAACCCTGT TTAGTTATACATGTTGGTGTATCAGGAATCGCATCCAAATTGACACTGGAACAACAGGCTCACAACGACGGCTATAACAAAAAGGATGTGAAAGGTGCGTGTCCCGAGAGGAACTGTTGTGTAAACGGAGCTAATAATTGTATTGCATCGGACATAGACATGCAAAAAGTCTGTGATGAGATCAACGAGTCGGCTATAGATGTCAAATCGATTGTGTCTGAGGATCCTGGCAG gtATCTATGCGACTTTTCCTATTTTGTGTCATTGAATATTGACAAATCACGTTCCGCCTTTATCCATGTCCCTCCGTTGGAGCAGCCATACTCAGCGAATCAACTGGCCGAGGGTCTACAGGCAGCTATCACAGCCATGCTGAAACAAGTGTCCTGA